One stretch of Cheilinus undulatus linkage group 5, ASM1832078v1, whole genome shotgun sequence DNA includes these proteins:
- the malt1 gene encoding mucosa-associated lymphoid tissue lymphoma translocation protein 1 isoform X2, protein MSETLDRSTKINLLKEPIVRRICEVLDKPNSKGWRKLGEIVGNDRRFKVSSDDMEMCSLKVLELEGSPSRMLLRLMGERGCTTGHLFDYLQILGNSEALQCLKPPALQILIQPQSVALTSGHNLRLSCNAVGKAPVQYQWFKSKEEVPNSFSPDLVISPVQLKDAGFYICRVNCGETFEFSQWAQVDVLDVAMSCGQSYQSLGGRLKLVIQPQFQRLHVGENLHLECGAVGRPIPRYQWHRNGVPIPNATKRRLTIPNVMQDQHGRYRCEISSSTERMWTNEVDVVINDMYAIGGSSEFFLNSLPEQLYATDKVALLIGNLSYQNHPQLKAPMVDVYDLTNLLRQLNFQVVSLLDLTESEMRNAVDEFLMLLHRGVYGLLYYAGHGYENYGNSFMVPVDAPNPYHSANCLCVQSILKLMQEKETGLNVFLLDMCRKRNIHDESTPNVVLRVTANIVFGYATCQDAEAFELSSSGSTNGVFVKFLKRRLLDDEKITVVLDRVAEDMGQFDATKGKQALEIRSSLSERRALTDPILPGDSADLAHTLSRRWAKAHELPDSMTLNFDCGAQIKLGFAAEFSNVLVIYTHIIKKPEEMSFCQAHVTDFSQELDVDPKEMNRETPEETGIYFLSHSLPQHCLYTRVSSLQKLREELVFTVCLQGTFPAMDEDPVHWTKSINIGKPLIARLDLHRAMRRNSCLQTCLMPHSPSHSPCHSPGPEHQLHLHHGTHQAQDYSRLSPQQHYLGAVGGSGDSFYTVSHTHYEPAYDSAAGLSSSSGRYSIPIETTDDINELQTDFINSLQLQEQ, encoded by the exons ATGTCAGAAACTCTGGACCGATCCACGAAGATCAACCTGTTGAAAGAGCCGATTGTGAGGAGGATTTGTGAGGTTCTGGACAAGCCCAACAGTAAAGGATGGCGAAAACTCGGAGAGATAGTCGGAAACGACAGACGCTTCAAAGTCAG TTCAGACGACATGGAGATGTGCTCTCTGAAGGTGCTGGAGCTTGAGGGCAGCCCAAGCCGCATGCTGCTGAGGCTGATGGGAGAACGAGGCTGCACCACAGGTCACCTCTTTGACTACCTTCAAATTCTGGGAAACTCAGAGGCCCTGCAGTGCCTGAAACCAccag CCCTGCAGATCCTCATCCAGCCTCAGTCTGTAGCTCTTACATCGGGACACAACCTGCGTCTCAGCTGCAATGCTGTGGGAAAAGCTCCTGTCCAGTACCAGTGGTTTAAGAGCAAGGAAGAG GTGCCAAACAGCTTCTCTCCAGACCTGGTGATAAGTCCAGTCCAGCTAAAGGATGCTGGCTTTTACATTTGTCGGGTCAACTGTGGAGAAACTTTTGAATTCAGTCAGTGGGCTCAGGTGGACGTCCTGGATGTTGCCATGTCTTGTG GGCAGAGTTATCAGTCCCTGGGCGGTCGGCTGAAGCTGGTGATCCAGCCTCAGTTCCAGCGGCTTCATGTTGGAGAAAACCTTCACCTGGAGTGTGGAGCTGTGGGACGGCCAATCCCTCGTTACCAGTGGCACAGAAATGGAGTCCCAATCCCCAACGCCACTAAGAGAAGACTCACA ATCCCTAATGTGATGCAGGATCAGCACGGTCGATATCGCTGTGAGATCAGCAGCAGCACTGAGCGAATGTGGACCAATGAAGTCGATGTTGTTATAA ATGATATGTATGCCATTGGAG GTTCCAGTGAATTTTTCCTGAATAGTCTTCCAGAGCAACTTTATG CGACAGACAAAGTGGCCCTGCTGATCGGTAATCTATCCTACCAGAACCACCCACAGCTCAAAGCTCCCATGGTGGATGTGTATGACCTCACCAACCTCCTGCGACAGCTAAATTTCCAGGTGGTTTCGCTGCTGGACCTCACAGAGTCAGAGATGAGAAATGCTGTCGATGAGTTCCTGATGCTGCTTCACAGAGGAGTCTATG GGCTGCTGTACTATGCCGGTCATGGATATGAAAACTATGGCAACAGTTTCATGGTGCCTGTAGACGCTCCAAACCCGTACCACTCAGCCAACTGTTTATGTGTGCAGAGTATCCTCAAACTGATGCAGGAGAAGGAGACGGGTCTAAATGTTTTCCTGCTTGACATGTGCAGGAAGAG GAATATTCATGATGAGAGCACTCCAAACGTTGTCCTGAGGGTTACGGCCAACATAGTCTTTGGATATGCCAC GTGCCAAGATGCCGAGGCCTTTGAGCTGAGCTCAAGCGGCAGCACCAATGGAGTGTTTGTCAAGTTTTTGAAGAGACGACTTCTGGATGATGAAAAGATTACCGTGGTGCTGGACAGAGTGGCTGAAG ACATGGGTCAGTTTGATGCCACTAAAGGAAAACAGGCTCTGGAGATCCGCAGCAGTCTGTCAGAGAGGAGAGCTCTGACTGATCCTATTCTGCCTGGCGACAGCGCTGATCTCGCCCACACTCTTAGCCGCCGGTGGGCTAAGGCTCATG agcTTCCGGACAGTATGACTCTAAACTTTGACTGCGGGGCTCAGATCAAGTTGGGCTTTGCTGCAGAGTTCTCCAACGTTCTTGTTATTTACACTCACATCATCAAGAAGCCCGAGGAAATGTCCTTCTGCCAAGCACATGTCACCGACTTCTCACAG GAGCTCGATGTGGATCCTAAAGAGATGAACAGGGAGACTCCAGAGGAGACAGGGATCTACTTTCTGTCCCATAGCTTGCCGCAGCACTGCCTTTACACCAGAGTCAGCTCCCTGCAAAAGCtcagg GAGGAGCTGGTGTTTACTGTTTGCCTTCAGGGCACCTTCCCAGCTATGGATGAGGATCCGGTCCACTGGACTAAAAGCATCAACATTGGAAAGCCGCTGATTGCCCGACTGGACCTGCACCGGGCCATGAGGAGAAACAGCTGCCTGCAGACCTGCCTGATGCCTCACAGCCCGTCTCACAGTCCTTGTCACAGCCCCGGGCCTGAACACCAGCTACACCTCCATCACGGGACTCACCAGGCCCAGGACTACAGCCGACTGTCCCCCCAACAGCATTACCTTGGTGCAGTTGGAGGCAGTGGGGATTCCTTCTACACCGTCAGCCATACTCACTATGAACCTGCATATGATTCAGCTGCTGGGCTTTCAAGCTCTTCAGGAAGGTACAGCATTCCTATAGAGACCACAGATGACATCAATGAGCTGCAGACTGATTTTATCAACAGCCTGCAGCTCCAGGAGCAGTAA
- the malt1 gene encoding mucosa-associated lymphoid tissue lymphoma translocation protein 1 isoform X1, whose product MSETLDRSTKINLLKEPIVRRICEVLDKPNSKGWRKLGEIVGNDRRFKVSSDDMEMCSLKVLELEGSPSRMLLRLMGERGCTTGHLFDYLQILGNSEALQCLKPPALQILIQPQSVALTSGHNLRLSCNAVGKAPVQYQWFKSKEEVPNSFSPDLVISPVQLKDAGFYICRVNCGETFEFSQWAQVDVLDVAMSCGQSYQSLGGRLKLVIQPQFQRLHVGENLHLECGAVGRPIPRYQWHRNGVPIPNATKRRLTIPNVMQDQHGRYRCEISSSTERMWTNEVDVVIIPRISVQISGAMECSEDDMYAIGGSSEFFLNSLPEQLYATDKVALLIGNLSYQNHPQLKAPMVDVYDLTNLLRQLNFQVVSLLDLTESEMRNAVDEFLMLLHRGVYGLLYYAGHGYENYGNSFMVPVDAPNPYHSANCLCVQSILKLMQEKETGLNVFLLDMCRKRNIHDESTPNVVLRVTANIVFGYATCQDAEAFELSSSGSTNGVFVKFLKRRLLDDEKITVVLDRVAEDMGQFDATKGKQALEIRSSLSERRALTDPILPGDSADLAHTLSRRWAKAHELPDSMTLNFDCGAQIKLGFAAEFSNVLVIYTHIIKKPEEMSFCQAHVTDFSQELDVDPKEMNRETPEETGIYFLSHSLPQHCLYTRVSSLQKLREELVFTVCLQGTFPAMDEDPVHWTKSINIGKPLIARLDLHRAMRRNSCLQTCLMPHSPSHSPCHSPGPEHQLHLHHGTHQAQDYSRLSPQQHYLGAVGGSGDSFYTVSHTHYEPAYDSAAGLSSSSGRYSIPIETTDDINELQTDFINSLQLQEQ is encoded by the exons ATGTCAGAAACTCTGGACCGATCCACGAAGATCAACCTGTTGAAAGAGCCGATTGTGAGGAGGATTTGTGAGGTTCTGGACAAGCCCAACAGTAAAGGATGGCGAAAACTCGGAGAGATAGTCGGAAACGACAGACGCTTCAAAGTCAG TTCAGACGACATGGAGATGTGCTCTCTGAAGGTGCTGGAGCTTGAGGGCAGCCCAAGCCGCATGCTGCTGAGGCTGATGGGAGAACGAGGCTGCACCACAGGTCACCTCTTTGACTACCTTCAAATTCTGGGAAACTCAGAGGCCCTGCAGTGCCTGAAACCAccag CCCTGCAGATCCTCATCCAGCCTCAGTCTGTAGCTCTTACATCGGGACACAACCTGCGTCTCAGCTGCAATGCTGTGGGAAAAGCTCCTGTCCAGTACCAGTGGTTTAAGAGCAAGGAAGAG GTGCCAAACAGCTTCTCTCCAGACCTGGTGATAAGTCCAGTCCAGCTAAAGGATGCTGGCTTTTACATTTGTCGGGTCAACTGTGGAGAAACTTTTGAATTCAGTCAGTGGGCTCAGGTGGACGTCCTGGATGTTGCCATGTCTTGTG GGCAGAGTTATCAGTCCCTGGGCGGTCGGCTGAAGCTGGTGATCCAGCCTCAGTTCCAGCGGCTTCATGTTGGAGAAAACCTTCACCTGGAGTGTGGAGCTGTGGGACGGCCAATCCCTCGTTACCAGTGGCACAGAAATGGAGTCCCAATCCCCAACGCCACTAAGAGAAGACTCACA ATCCCTAATGTGATGCAGGATCAGCACGGTCGATATCGCTGTGAGATCAGCAGCAGCACTGAGCGAATGTGGACCAATGAAGTCGATGTTGTTATAA TACCAAGGATATCTGTCCAGATTTCAGGAGCAATGGAGTGCTCTGAAG ATGATATGTATGCCATTGGAG GTTCCAGTGAATTTTTCCTGAATAGTCTTCCAGAGCAACTTTATG CGACAGACAAAGTGGCCCTGCTGATCGGTAATCTATCCTACCAGAACCACCCACAGCTCAAAGCTCCCATGGTGGATGTGTATGACCTCACCAACCTCCTGCGACAGCTAAATTTCCAGGTGGTTTCGCTGCTGGACCTCACAGAGTCAGAGATGAGAAATGCTGTCGATGAGTTCCTGATGCTGCTTCACAGAGGAGTCTATG GGCTGCTGTACTATGCCGGTCATGGATATGAAAACTATGGCAACAGTTTCATGGTGCCTGTAGACGCTCCAAACCCGTACCACTCAGCCAACTGTTTATGTGTGCAGAGTATCCTCAAACTGATGCAGGAGAAGGAGACGGGTCTAAATGTTTTCCTGCTTGACATGTGCAGGAAGAG GAATATTCATGATGAGAGCACTCCAAACGTTGTCCTGAGGGTTACGGCCAACATAGTCTTTGGATATGCCAC GTGCCAAGATGCCGAGGCCTTTGAGCTGAGCTCAAGCGGCAGCACCAATGGAGTGTTTGTCAAGTTTTTGAAGAGACGACTTCTGGATGATGAAAAGATTACCGTGGTGCTGGACAGAGTGGCTGAAG ACATGGGTCAGTTTGATGCCACTAAAGGAAAACAGGCTCTGGAGATCCGCAGCAGTCTGTCAGAGAGGAGAGCTCTGACTGATCCTATTCTGCCTGGCGACAGCGCTGATCTCGCCCACACTCTTAGCCGCCGGTGGGCTAAGGCTCATG agcTTCCGGACAGTATGACTCTAAACTTTGACTGCGGGGCTCAGATCAAGTTGGGCTTTGCTGCAGAGTTCTCCAACGTTCTTGTTATTTACACTCACATCATCAAGAAGCCCGAGGAAATGTCCTTCTGCCAAGCACATGTCACCGACTTCTCACAG GAGCTCGATGTGGATCCTAAAGAGATGAACAGGGAGACTCCAGAGGAGACAGGGATCTACTTTCTGTCCCATAGCTTGCCGCAGCACTGCCTTTACACCAGAGTCAGCTCCCTGCAAAAGCtcagg GAGGAGCTGGTGTTTACTGTTTGCCTTCAGGGCACCTTCCCAGCTATGGATGAGGATCCGGTCCACTGGACTAAAAGCATCAACATTGGAAAGCCGCTGATTGCCCGACTGGACCTGCACCGGGCCATGAGGAGAAACAGCTGCCTGCAGACCTGCCTGATGCCTCACAGCCCGTCTCACAGTCCTTGTCACAGCCCCGGGCCTGAACACCAGCTACACCTCCATCACGGGACTCACCAGGCCCAGGACTACAGCCGACTGTCCCCCCAACAGCATTACCTTGGTGCAGTTGGAGGCAGTGGGGATTCCTTCTACACCGTCAGCCATACTCACTATGAACCTGCATATGATTCAGCTGCTGGGCTTTCAAGCTCTTCAGGAAGGTACAGCATTCCTATAGAGACCACAGATGACATCAATGAGCTGCAGACTGATTTTATCAACAGCCTGCAGCTCCAGGAGCAGTAA